A region from the Phycisphaerales bacterium genome encodes:
- a CDS encoding S1 RNA-binding domain-containing protein: MSAEPTNVPDLSPELKAEIDEAMRFLDTMDESGKSQPKQKVVDPAVAAAARPAAVRGPRVIQAGREHRSGMVVSVGPTDIFLEFGPKELGILPRIQYKEEELPQKGQQIDVVVDRFEPEESLFVCSRPGTVQKAAWEMLEAGQIVEARVTGVVNGKDGKPAGLDLEVAGHRAFMPASQISFERVQDLSVYVGEKMAAAVSRVDRSGRGNIILSRRDVLDTERKANAEKLKTTLQEGQTVEGVVRKIMQFGAFVDLGGVDGLVHISDITHDRIGHGEKAVAKFLSEGQRVSVRILKLDWENNRISLGLKQLQADPFSSAPLAEGSEVTARVTKIAEFGAFCEVAPGVEGLIHISELDHKRIAKVDDVVKPDQVLQVKILKIDPQTRRIALSLKALKPAPEVDFGGGPGGKGKKGGRDRDGRSAEEILKETPALRRMREKFKNSQFKGGLS, translated from the coding sequence ATGAGCGCCGAGCCCACGAACGTTCCCGATTTGTCCCCGGAGTTGAAGGCCGAGATCGACGAAGCGATGCGCTTCCTCGACACGATGGATGAATCCGGGAAGTCGCAGCCGAAGCAGAAGGTTGTGGATCCCGCGGTCGCCGCCGCCGCGAGGCCGGCCGCCGTGCGCGGGCCAAGGGTGATCCAGGCCGGGCGTGAGCATCGCTCGGGCATGGTCGTGAGCGTCGGGCCGACGGACATCTTCCTTGAGTTCGGCCCGAAGGAACTGGGCATCCTCCCGCGGATCCAGTACAAGGAAGAGGAACTCCCGCAGAAGGGCCAGCAGATCGACGTCGTGGTCGATCGCTTTGAGCCCGAGGAGAGCCTGTTCGTCTGCTCGCGTCCTGGGACGGTGCAGAAGGCCGCGTGGGAGATGCTCGAGGCGGGGCAGATCGTCGAGGCCCGCGTGACGGGCGTCGTGAACGGCAAGGACGGGAAGCCCGCGGGGCTTGATCTCGAGGTCGCCGGACATCGCGCGTTCATGCCCGCGTCGCAGATCTCGTTCGAGCGTGTGCAGGATCTCTCGGTGTACGTCGGCGAGAAGATGGCGGCGGCGGTGTCGCGCGTCGATCGCTCGGGTCGCGGGAACATCATCCTCTCGCGGCGCGACGTGCTCGACACCGAGCGCAAGGCCAACGCCGAGAAACTCAAGACCACCCTCCAGGAAGGCCAGACCGTCGAGGGCGTGGTCCGCAAGATCATGCAGTTCGGCGCGTTCGTGGACCTGGGCGGCGTCGATGGGCTTGTGCATATTTCTGATATCACGCACGACCGCATCGGGCATGGCGAGAAGGCCGTCGCGAAGTTTCTCTCCGAGGGCCAGCGCGTCTCGGTCCGCATTCTGAAACTCGACTGGGAGAACAACCGCATCTCGCTGGGGCTCAAGCAACTCCAGGCCGACCCGTTCTCGAGCGCCCCGCTCGCGGAAGGGTCGGAGGTGACGGCCCGCGTGACGAAGATCGCCGAGTTCGGCGCCTTCTGCGAGGTCGCGCCGGGGGTCGAGGGGCTGATCCACATCTCCGAACTTGATCACAAGCGCATCGCCAAGGTCGACGACGTGGTGAAGCCCGATCAGGTCCTCCAGGTCAAGATCCTCAAGATCGATCCGCAGACGCGGCGCATCGCCCTCTCGCTCAAGGCCCTCAAGCCCGCGCCCGAGGTCGATTTCGGCGGCGGCCCGGGCGGCAAGGGGAAGAAGGGCGGACGCGATCGCGACGGACGCTCTGCCGAGGAGATCCTCAAGGAGACTCCCGCCCTGCGGCGCATGCGCGAGAAGTTCAAGAACTCGCAGTTCAAGGGTGGCCTAAGCTAA
- a CDS encoding aldehyde dehydrogenase (NADP(+)) has product MPRLISPTLASTLESLRGTSIVAGQSSPASSVTFNSINPETGDSLPIQFSAASNQDLDHATAFAWEAFYDLDQRPPTQRAAFLALAAEKIAALGESILEVASAETGLAIARLASERDRTVFTLQMFAELVQAGEWMRSTIDGPSRPGAPAFHQMLRPLGPAAVFGAGNFPLAYGVAGGDTASALAAGCPVVVKGHPSHPATGELVARAVTEAVKESGLHAGTFSYLQAGGEREMTIGSALVGHPCIRAVGFTGSVGGGMAIAALAAKRPDPIPVFAEMGSVNPVFVMPVALELHGRSIADKLFASVTGSCGQMCTCPGLIFAIKGDEFETFSRTLASLFDTGQAQPMLSRRTRDTFAKRVGEAATVSGVEIRGGSPPQPVASSSAITGSPILLRTKAEVFEQSPTLREEIFGPATILVGCDSFDQMRSCAGLIRGSLTGSIFANAQDAPLAAAIVRVLEMRVGRIVFNGVPTGVEVRESMVHGGPSPATNQQHTTAVGPRAIERWCRPICYQGFPEPMLPAAFLHLGGGGGGATGGGA; this is encoded by the coding sequence ATGCCCAGGCTCATCTCACCAACCTTGGCCTCCACGCTCGAGTCGCTCCGCGGCACATCCATCGTCGCGGGGCAGTCGTCGCCGGCGTCGTCCGTCACATTCAACTCCATTAACCCGGAAACGGGCGATTCGCTCCCCATCCAGTTTTCCGCGGCGAGCAACCAGGACCTCGATCACGCCACGGCCTTCGCGTGGGAGGCGTTCTATGACCTCGACCAACGACCTCCCACACAACGTGCGGCGTTTCTCGCGCTCGCAGCGGAGAAGATTGCGGCACTCGGGGAATCGATCCTCGAGGTTGCCTCGGCCGAGACGGGCCTGGCGATCGCGCGCCTCGCGTCGGAGCGGGATCGAACGGTCTTCACGCTCCAGATGTTCGCCGAACTCGTACAGGCGGGCGAGTGGATGCGATCGACGATCGATGGACCGTCTCGACCCGGGGCGCCGGCGTTCCATCAGATGTTGCGGCCGCTGGGGCCGGCGGCGGTCTTTGGCGCGGGGAACTTTCCGCTCGCGTACGGCGTCGCGGGCGGCGACACGGCGTCGGCGCTGGCCGCGGGGTGTCCGGTGGTCGTGAAGGGGCATCCGTCGCATCCGGCGACGGGTGAACTCGTCGCGCGGGCTGTAACCGAGGCCGTGAAGGAGTCGGGCCTTCACGCGGGGACGTTCTCGTATCTCCAGGCCGGCGGCGAGCGGGAGATGACGATCGGTTCGGCGTTGGTCGGGCACCCGTGTATTCGGGCCGTCGGGTTCACGGGATCGGTGGGAGGCGGGATGGCGATCGCGGCTCTCGCGGCGAAGCGGCCGGACCCGATTCCAGTCTTTGCCGAGATGGGGAGCGTCAATCCCGTCTTTGTGATGCCGGTCGCACTGGAGTTGCATGGTCGCAGCATCGCCGACAAACTCTTCGCGTCGGTCACGGGATCGTGCGGGCAGATGTGCACGTGCCCGGGCCTGATCTTCGCGATCAAGGGCGACGAGTTCGAGACGTTCTCGCGCACGCTCGCGAGCCTCTTTGACACGGGGCAGGCGCAGCCGATGCTCTCGAGGCGGACGCGTGACACGTTCGCCAAACGCGTGGGCGAGGCGGCGACGGTCTCGGGCGTGGAGATCCGCGGCGGCAGCCCGCCCCAACCGGTCGCGTCGTCTTCGGCGATCACCGGGTCGCCGATTCTGCTCCGCACCAAGGCCGAGGTCTTCGAGCAGTCGCCGACGCTGCGTGAGGAGATCTTCGGGCCGGCGACGATCCTGGTCGGTTGTGATTCGTTCGACCAGATGCGCTCGTGCGCGGGGCTGATTCGAGGGTCGCTGACGGGATCGATCTTTGCGAATGCGCAGGATGCGCCGTTGGCCGCCGCGATCGTGCGCGTGCTGGAGATGCGCGTCGGGCGGATCGTGTTCAACGGCGTGCCGACGGGCGTCGAGGTGCGCGAGTCGATGGTCCATGGCGGCCCAAGCCCGGCGACGAATCAGCAGCACACGACCGCCGTTGGCCCGCGCGCCATCGAGCGATGGTGCCGACCGATCTGTTATCAGGGCTTCCCCGAGCCGATGCTCCCCGCGGCGTTCCTGCATCTTGGCGGTGGGGGTGGGGGAGCGACGGGGGGTGGGGCGTGA
- a CDS encoding leucyl/phenylalanyl-tRNA--protein transferase, whose protein sequence is MPPEPINRPIDPRVVRTVLEFYRRGWFPMHDDESKTTRWVQPRARAVIPLDPDLFKVSRSLRARIRANTFTLRTDTAFDRVIRECAAPASGREDTWLATDIIDLFTNLHRAGHAHSVEAWIIDDTGERLVGGLYGLALGKVFCGESMFSRPTLGGTDASKVCLVHLVHHLRRRGFQLLDAQLHNDHLAQFGMFEMDARDYLAQTRELATDHVDWLPFEPGRTHDELVAPCP, encoded by the coding sequence TTGCCACCCGAACCGATCAACCGCCCCATCGACCCGCGCGTCGTCCGCACCGTCCTCGAGTTCTACCGCCGCGGCTGGTTCCCGATGCACGACGACGAATCGAAGACCACGCGCTGGGTCCAGCCACGCGCCCGGGCCGTCATCCCCCTCGACCCGGACCTGTTCAAAGTCTCAAGATCCCTCCGCGCCCGCATCCGTGCCAACACGTTCACCCTTCGCACCGACACCGCGTTCGATCGGGTCATCCGCGAGTGCGCCGCGCCCGCCTCCGGGCGCGAAGACACCTGGCTCGCCACCGACATCATCGATCTGTTCACGAATCTCCACCGTGCCGGCCACGCCCACAGCGTCGAGGCCTGGATCATCGACGACACCGGCGAGCGGCTCGTTGGTGGTCTCTACGGCCTCGCCCTCGGCAAGGTCTTCTGCGGCGAGTCCATGTTCTCAAGGCCCACACTCGGCGGCACCGACGCCTCCAAGGTCTGCCTCGTCCACCTCGTCCACCATCTCCGCCGCCGTGGCTTCCAACTCTTAGACGCCCAACTCCACAACGACCACCTCGCCCAGTTCGGTATGTTCGAGATGGACGCCCGCGACTACCTCGCGCAGACCCGCGAACTCGCCACCGACCACGTCGATTGGCTTCCCTTCGAGCCAGGCCGTACGCACGATGAACTCGTGGCACCATGCCCGTAG
- a CDS encoding mannose-1-phosphate guanylyltransferase: MRHAMIMAGGAGTRLWPLSRKGLPKQLLRFIPRPGGKRGDSKDPTSLLAIAARRIEGIIPLGNRYICTAEQYREAVLDELPGYKDSQVIGEPVARDTVNAIGLTAAILAKNDPEAIFAVLTADHIIEPIDAFRERLDIGFKLVEDDPRRLVTFSIKPTYPATGFGYVERGTPIRGVPGAEKKAFHVARFVEKPDLPRAEAYVRSGEFAWNSGMFVWRASTFLEALEKFKPESHAGLMEIQAAWGKRGAKSTLERVYPTLPKISVDYAVLEPAAKSSASAKSTPKFSVCTVLMDLTWLDVGSWPSYAETIEPDADANRHTGVGRLASHAAKNNLIVNDVKGHTIALLGVDDLIVIHTQDATLIMPRSKAEDLKKLHEKLDERIR; the protein is encoded by the coding sequence ATGCGTCACGCGATGATCATGGCCGGCGGCGCCGGCACGAGACTCTGGCCCCTGAGCCGAAAAGGGCTCCCGAAGCAGTTGCTGCGCTTCATCCCGCGCCCCGGCGGCAAGCGCGGCGACTCGAAGGACCCCACGTCGCTCCTCGCGATCGCCGCCCGACGCATCGAGGGCATCATCCCGCTGGGCAACCGCTACATCTGCACCGCCGAGCAGTATCGCGAGGCCGTCCTCGACGAACTCCCCGGGTACAAGGACTCGCAGGTCATCGGTGAGCCCGTGGCCCGCGACACGGTCAACGCGATCGGTCTCACCGCCGCAATCCTCGCCAAGAACGACCCCGAGGCGATCTTCGCCGTCCTCACCGCCGACCACATCATCGAGCCGATCGACGCCTTCCGCGAGCGTCTCGACATCGGGTTCAAACTCGTCGAGGACGACCCGCGTCGACTCGTGACCTTCTCCATCAAGCCGACGTATCCCGCCACGGGCTTCGGCTATGTCGAGCGAGGCACGCCGATCCGCGGCGTCCCCGGAGCCGAGAAGAAGGCCTTCCACGTCGCGCGATTCGTCGAGAAGCCCGACCTCCCACGGGCCGAGGCGTACGTGCGCAGCGGCGAGTTCGCGTGGAACTCGGGCATGTTCGTCTGGCGCGCCTCGACCTTCCTCGAGGCCCTCGAGAAGTTCAAGCCCGAGAGCCACGCGGGGCTCATGGAGATCCAGGCGGCGTGGGGCAAGCGAGGGGCCAAGTCCACGCTCGAACGCGTCTACCCCACGCTCCCCAAGATCAGCGTGGACTATGCCGTCCTCGAGCCCGCGGCCAAGTCGTCCGCGAGCGCCAAGAGCACGCCCAAGTTCAGCGTCTGCACCGTGCTCATGGACCTCACCTGGCTCGATGTCGGGAGTTGGCCCAGTTACGCCGAGACGATCGAGCCCGATGCCGACGCCAATCGCCACACGGGCGTGGGCCGACTCGCGTCGCACGCCGCGAAGAACAACCTCATCGTGAACGACGTGAAGGGGCACACGATCGCGCTGCTGGGCGTCGACGACCTCATCGTCATCCACACCCAGGACGCGACGCTCATCATGCCCAGGTCCAAGGCCGAGGATCTCAAGAAACTCCACGAGAAACTCGACGAGCGCATCCGCTAG
- the folP gene encoding dihydropteroate synthase gives MSLAMEWTIARGRSISLKRPVVMGVVNLTPDSFLEASRVEVDEVARTAAAMVEAGADVLDLGAESTRPGSTPVPVETQLARVIPAIRAIRSLPDAHASAIPISVDTTHASVARAAFDAGADIINDTSAGRDDPAMLATAGELGMGLVLMHRLREPASDQYSDAYARAPRYARGVVECVREFLAERVAEARRAGVHDESLVVDPGLGFGKSVEDNLELMRATSELAAGSIPVMSALSRKSFVGRVSLGRDSEASERLSGTLAFSVLHLGFGAMIFRVHDVREHREALDAAISLLGTADASLTTGVPGPIGEW, from the coding sequence GTGAGCCTGGCGATGGAGTGGACCATCGCGCGGGGGCGGTCGATCTCGCTCAAACGCCCTGTGGTGATGGGGGTCGTGAATCTCACGCCGGATAGTTTCCTTGAAGCGAGTCGCGTCGAGGTTGACGAGGTCGCACGCACGGCGGCGGCGATGGTCGAGGCCGGCGCGGATGTGCTCGATCTTGGCGCGGAATCGACAAGGCCAGGGAGCACGCCGGTTCCCGTGGAGACACAGTTGGCGCGCGTGATCCCGGCGATTCGTGCCATCCGGTCATTGCCCGACGCGCACGCGTCCGCCATCCCGATCTCGGTAGACACGACGCACGCCTCGGTCGCGCGTGCGGCGTTCGACGCCGGGGCCGACATCATCAATGACACTTCGGCGGGTCGCGACGACCCGGCGATGCTGGCGACGGCGGGCGAACTCGGGATGGGCCTGGTGCTCATGCATCGTTTGCGTGAGCCGGCGAGCGACCAGTATTCCGACGCGTACGCCCGAGCGCCGCGGTATGCGCGGGGTGTTGTCGAGTGCGTGCGCGAGTTTCTCGCCGAGCGCGTCGCCGAGGCGCGCCGCGCCGGCGTGCATGACGAGTCGCTGGTCGTCGATCCCGGGCTGGGATTCGGGAAGTCAGTGGAGGACAACCTGGAACTGATGCGCGCCACGAGCGAGTTGGCGGCAGGGTCGATTCCGGTGATGAGCGCGCTCAGCCGCAAGAGTTTTGTGGGGCGGGTGTCGCTGGGGCGAGACTCGGAGGCGTCTGAGCGGCTGAGCGGGACGCTCGCGTTCTCGGTCCTTCACCTGGGCTTTGGGGCGATGATCTTTCGGGTTCATGACGTCCGAGAGCATCGCGAGGCGTTGGATGCGGCGATTTCGCTGCTGGGAACGGCCGACGCCAGCCTCACGACGGGTGTTCCAGGGCCGATCGGCGAGTGGTGA
- a CDS encoding Gfo/Idh/MocA family oxidoreductase, whose amino-acid sequence MTRAASQAPVEVPHSLLVDRFAGRPIRCGVVGVGRMGQHHARVYSQLAGCELVGVVDASEERRGMIASKFNCKAFATVEELIAAGVDAVSIAVPTTHHERVAGPLLEKRIACLIEKPLAQDVETARRIKEAAEKHAAVLMVGHIERFNPVMRAMQRAADDGLKIIPRFMQVIRVSPMSFRSIDVGVVMDMMIHDLDVVIMMMGGREPDYIRAAGVAVVTEHEDLCNAWLEFNTAHGRCVANVTASRLALKTERVTRITGENAYIKIDYAAKSGTMIRRSANDLQMSEVRDQIREGTDLSNLKWNELVNIDHLMVDDAEPIVAEIQAFVNAIRTGKRPPIDAEAGFANVRTAQRIVEAIRRTV is encoded by the coding sequence ATGACTCGTGCGGCGTCACAGGCTCCGGTTGAAGTTCCCCACTCGCTGCTCGTCGATCGGTTCGCCGGTCGGCCCATTCGCTGCGGCGTGGTGGGGGTGGGGCGGATGGGCCAGCACCACGCGCGGGTGTACAGCCAACTTGCCGGGTGCGAACTCGTGGGCGTCGTGGACGCGAGCGAGGAGCGTCGCGGCATGATCGCATCGAAGTTCAACTGCAAGGCCTTCGCGACGGTGGAGGAACTGATCGCCGCCGGCGTGGATGCCGTGTCGATCGCGGTCCCCACGACGCACCACGAGCGTGTCGCCGGCCCGTTGCTCGAGAAGCGCATCGCGTGCCTCATCGAGAAGCCGCTTGCGCAGGACGTGGAGACCGCCCGAAGGATCAAGGAGGCGGCGGAGAAGCACGCGGCGGTCCTGATGGTGGGGCACATCGAGCGTTTCAACCCGGTGATGCGCGCCATGCAACGGGCCGCCGACGACGGGCTGAAGATCATCCCGCGGTTCATGCAGGTCATCCGCGTCAGTCCGATGTCGTTCCGCTCGATCGACGTGGGCGTGGTAATGGACATGATGATCCACGACCTCGACGTCGTGATCATGATGATGGGCGGACGCGAGCCGGACTACATCCGGGCCGCGGGTGTTGCGGTCGTCACCGAGCACGAGGACCTCTGCAACGCGTGGCTGGAGTTCAACACGGCCCACGGGCGCTGCGTCGCGAACGTGACGGCGAGCCGTCTGGCGCTCAAGACCGAGCGTGTGACGCGGATCACCGGCGAGAACGCGTACATCAAGATCGACTATGCCGCCAAGTCCGGGACGATGATCCGTCGCTCGGCGAACGACCTCCAGATGAGCGAGGTCCGCGACCAGATCCGCGAGGGGACGGACCTGTCCAACCTCAAGTGGAATGAACTTGTGAACATCGACCACCTGATGGTCGACGACGCCGAGCCGATCGTGGCCGAGATCCAGGCGTTCGTGAACGCGATCCGGACGGGGAAGCGCCCCCCGATCGACGCCGAGGCGGGGTTCGCGAACGTGCGGACGGCCCAGCGGATTGTCGAGGCGATTCGCCGCACGGTCTGA
- a CDS encoding polysaccharide biosynthesis protein, which produces MWARTLLIGTRQTLPSLAAQLRASSKGIGFAGCLVVNESERDSRRTIEWPAGVSLAVLGDLTNLSDAHRVLGVTSAVVSLPESMGAQRLKVSARLSELGVRTRFVPPIDDVLDESRAPVIRRSASDVSIVELIGRVPFGIDRRSVAQAIAGKRVLITGAGGSIGSELARICATFSPSSLILMERAENALFEIDRQIGTRFPGLSRRAVLHDITDADRTRRLFEDLKPQVVFHAAAHKHVPLMEDHPAHAVTNNVFGTRSVADASIAVKAERYVLVSTDKAVNPTSVMGATKRIAEMYVQSLGRAGRECPTRCAIVRFGNVLGSACSVVPIWASQLAEGGPITVTDPRMTRYFMTIHEAATLVVQSAAATKSTGEAPVYVLDMGEPVKILDLATRFVRAHGFAPTLPGETPMVGDQAPIEIAFSGARPGEKLHEELAYADEQLQCTPNPGIRAWRGSLDPNLDIQSMIAELDRVRNDSSGAEVIESIAAHVPELAERRTQSYQLKKDFEAAA; this is translated from the coding sequence ATGTGGGCACGCACACTCCTGATCGGGACGCGGCAAACCCTGCCGAGCCTGGCCGCCCAACTTAGGGCGTCGAGCAAGGGCATCGGATTCGCCGGGTGTCTCGTCGTGAATGAGAGCGAGAGGGATTCTCGTCGCACGATCGAGTGGCCTGCGGGAGTCTCGCTTGCCGTGCTTGGTGATCTCACGAATCTGTCCGACGCTCACCGGGTGCTCGGCGTCACATCGGCAGTGGTCTCGCTTCCCGAATCGATGGGTGCGCAGCGATTGAAGGTCTCGGCGCGGCTCAGCGAACTCGGCGTCCGTACTCGGTTTGTCCCGCCGATCGATGATGTGCTCGATGAGTCGCGGGCGCCAGTCATACGCCGGTCCGCATCGGATGTCAGCATTGTGGAACTCATTGGTCGTGTGCCCTTCGGCATCGATCGGAGGTCCGTGGCGCAGGCGATCGCGGGCAAGCGTGTGCTGATCACCGGGGCGGGCGGGTCGATCGGGTCGGAACTCGCGCGGATCTGCGCGACGTTCTCGCCGTCGTCACTCATCCTGATGGAGCGGGCCGAGAACGCGCTCTTCGAGATCGATCGGCAGATCGGGACTCGTTTTCCGGGGCTTTCACGCCGGGCGGTGCTGCACGACATCACCGACGCCGATCGCACGCGCCGGCTCTTCGAGGACTTGAAGCCGCAGGTCGTCTTCCACGCGGCGGCACACAAGCACGTGCCGCTGATGGAGGACCACCCCGCGCACGCTGTCACGAACAACGTCTTCGGGACGAGGTCGGTCGCCGACGCATCGATCGCGGTGAAGGCCGAGCGGTATGTTCTCGTCTCGACAGACAAGGCCGTGAACCCGACGAGCGTGATGGGCGCAACCAAGCGGATCGCGGAGATGTACGTGCAGTCGCTCGGGCGCGCCGGGCGCGAATGCCCGACGCGGTGCGCGATCGTGCGGTTCGGCAACGTGCTCGGCTCGGCGTGCAGCGTCGTGCCGATCTGGGCCTCGCAACTCGCCGAGGGCGGCCCGATCACCGTGACCGATCCGCGCATGACGCGGTATTTCATGACCATCCACGAGGCCGCCACGCTCGTCGTGCAGTCGGCGGCGGCGACGAAGAGCACGGGCGAGGCGCCGGTGTATGTCCTCGACATGGGCGAGCCGGTGAAGATCCTGGACCTGGCGACGCGCTTCGTGCGTGCGCACGGATTTGCTCCCACGCTCCCCGGCGAGACACCGATGGTGGGCGATCAGGCGCCGATCGAGATCGCCTTCTCCGGGGCGCGCCCGGGCGAGAAACTGCATGAGGAGTTGGCCTACGCCGACGAGCAGTTGCAGTGCACGCCCAATCCGGGGATTCGTGCGTGGCGTGGGAGCCTCGACCCGAACCTCGACATCCAATCCATGATCGCCGAACTCGACCGAGTTCGCAACGATTCCTCGGGTGCCGAGGTGATCGAGTCGATCGCGGCCCATGTCCCAGAACTCGCCGAACGCCGAACACAGTCCTATCAACTCAAGAAGGATTTTGAAGCCGCGGCTTGA
- the trxA gene encoding thioredoxin has protein sequence MANANVKEFTDANFDAEVLKSSNPVLVDFWAEWCMPCRNLAPVIDAVADDFAGKAKVGKVDTDANQAIAVKYGITAIPTVIVFKGGQPVKKFVGFQKKDILAAALSDAGAA, from the coding sequence ATGGCCAACGCCAACGTCAAGGAGTTCACGGACGCCAACTTCGACGCCGAGGTTTTGAAGTCGTCGAATCCAGTGCTGGTCGACTTCTGGGCCGAGTGGTGCATGCCGTGCCGGAATCTCGCGCCGGTGATCGATGCCGTCGCGGACGACTTCGCGGGGAAGGCGAAGGTCGGGAAGGTGGACACGGACGCGAATCAGGCGATCGCGGTGAAGTATGGGATCACGGCGATCCCGACCGTGATCGTCTTCAAGGGTGGGCAGCCCGTGAAGAAGTTCGTGGGCTTCCAGAAGAAGGACATCCTCGCGGCGGCGTTGTCGGACGCCGGAGCCGCGTGA
- the ruvX gene encoding Holliday junction resolvase RuvX, translating to MISHVRYVGIDIGDSRTGLAIGDPETRLVSPLPVVDVPFALRGGDALIEAIAREIERSVGTRPAPTLVFGLPLNMDGSEGPQAKKVRALADRIGARLATKPVFQDERLTTADADWQMAGSGLSHKQKKMRRDGIAAATILREYLSITLGQRRSTPEESEK from the coding sequence ATGATCTCCCACGTGAGATACGTCGGCATCGATATCGGCGACTCGCGCACCGGGCTGGCCATCGGCGACCCCGAGACCCGCCTCGTCTCGCCACTCCCCGTGGTCGATGTCCCCTTCGCCCTCCGCGGCGGCGACGCGCTCATCGAGGCCATCGCCCGCGAGATCGAGCGATCCGTCGGCACACGCCCCGCGCCGACGCTCGTCTTCGGCCTGCCACTGAACATGGACGGAAGCGAGGGACCGCAGGCGAAGAAGGTCCGCGCCTTGGCCGATCGCATCGGCGCCAGGCTCGCCACCAAACCCGTCTTCCAGGACGAGCGCCTCACCACCGCCGACGCGGATTGGCAGATGGCAGGCTCGGGGCTCTCGCACAAGCAGAAGAAGATGCGCCGCGACGGGATCGCCGCCGCGACGATCCTGCGCGAGTATCTCTCCATCACGTTGGGGCAACGCCGATCCACACCCGAAGAGAGCGAGAAGTAA
- the dut gene encoding dUTP diphosphatase yields the protein MRKLNELARVPAYQTPGAAGLDLAACLPEGDIELKVGEIARVPTGLAMAIPSGFEGQVRPRSGLSSKGITVVNAPGTIDADYRGELQVLLINLSREPVQITHGMRIAQIVIAPVVQAAIEVVESLDETVRGVGGFGSTGH from the coding sequence ATCCGGAAACTGAATGAGCTCGCGCGCGTGCCGGCGTATCAAACGCCCGGGGCGGCGGGGCTGGACCTTGCGGCGTGTCTGCCCGAGGGAGACATCGAGTTGAAGGTTGGCGAGATCGCGCGCGTGCCCACGGGGCTGGCGATGGCGATCCCCAGCGGGTTCGAGGGTCAGGTCCGGCCACGATCGGGGCTCTCGAGCAAGGGCATCACGGTCGTGAACGCGCCGGGGACGATCGACGCGGATTATCGTGGCGAGTTGCAGGTGCTGCTGATCAATCTGTCGCGTGAGCCGGTGCAGATCACGCATGGCATGCGCATCGCGCAGATCGTGATCGCGCCGGTGGTGCAGGCGGCGATCGAGGTTGTTGAATCACTCGATGAGACGGTGCGCGGGGTGGGGGGGTTCGGATCGACGGGGCACTGA